Below is a genomic region from Oreochromis niloticus isolate F11D_XX linkage group LG13, O_niloticus_UMD_NMBU, whole genome shotgun sequence.
gagggaaaaaaacaaaaaaataaacaacaataacaacaacaacaacacaaacactgtgacATACACCTTCCTCCCCCCCATTTGTGCAATATTCGGCTACAAGATTTCTAAAGCTTGTCCATCTATCCACCCTGCGTTGCCATGGTTACCGGGGGGTTGCTTAAAGGCCATCACACCTTATCTGTGCTCGGATCGCTGAATGAGAAGGAAATGGACAAAGAGGAAGAATGAAAGAGAACAATATTGGCCGCTGGTCAGGTAAAGATAAAAGGCTTGATGGGGCTGTCAGTTATTTGCtgccagctgctgctggcttcatccccctccctttctctctacTATATGAATTTGACATGGTGAGAAAAAGAAAGGCAAGAGAAATCGAAACAAGCAGAAAAGCAGTGAAGTTGAAGGTCCAGCCTGCTGACCTGTGCTGGAAGTGGGGGTGGTGTCTGAGGTATCCCAGCCAGGTCTCTCTTATCGCCTGTCGCAGTTCATAATGATGTCTTGCTGACAGCACCCCCACCAAAACTTCATAGAAAGGTAATGGCTCATCTGCATTGGAGACAGACACGTTTCACTGAAGATGACCTCACACAATAGCAGAGTACTCAAAATGTAAGAGCAGATGTAAAatatggattaaaaaaaaataatctaaacaCACCCGTTTTCCTCTCATACTCAGTTTGCGGTGACTTACTGCGATGCACCCCGTGAAGATTAATGTCTTCGTGCATTAAAAGGTAGTTAGTCTACACTGATCTGATGGTGCAGCCGGTTCACACAGCCAGTGTGAGGGCTGATAATGAGTGATAACCCGCTTCAAGCAGCCACGGAGCACAGTAGTTGCACTGTAACACGGCGAGACTATCCCAGCAACGCCCCGCACTATTCAAATGTTACATTCACCTCTTTTCCTCCGTAAAACACACATCAGAAAACACTCATTCCAGTCACTGCCGTTAACTACCtgtccacacacacaaccacactaACTAGCAAACTACCACACCGGGGCGGTAAAGGCAAAGTTAGCCAGCCGCtcgaaagaaaaaaagttgcgAAGCTGAGGAGGTAAAAGCCCGGGGTTGTGGCTAAAAAAGTACCCGAGTATGTGTTGTTGTCCAGCGGGGCGGAGGAGGGTCGTTGTGCCAACCACAAGTGCACCAGGACGGCGACAGCACAGGGAAGCAGAATGAGCGCTAGCCTCCGCATGGACGGAGCCCTTCATTCAGCCGGAGCAGCCTTCAGCTTTAGCGGCGCGGAGCCTCCTTCCTCGAGCCGCACGGTGCTGCGCGGTGTGAGCTGCTCCGTGTGTGCGCTTCATTTCAGCTCCGCAGCTCTCCGCCGGGCTCTCACCACTGCCTCATGTCTGCCTCCGCTGCTCGATGAGCGGGACCAATGGGAGAAGAGGAGCCCTACCGCGGTGCACTCTGGGAGGTGAAGTTCAACCCTGTAGCCAATCGAACGAGCCTTAAACTTGATATAGTAGTTCTCTGggttaataatgataataataaatcatACAAATTTAAGTTCTAGTCCTTTCTCAGCTTAATAAAATTACTTTCTTTTATAAACTGATTTTATTTCACTATGTActaatattattatttgtagTAGTAATAGTACTTAAAAAGTATTAAGTATTACATTACTTTTTAAACACTCTAGCTAGGGAAATAAAACTATAAAGTACATGTATCTAGTACATTTACTTAGTATGATGGAGGAAAGGGAACTATACCACTGTATcacataaaaactttttttttttttttttttttttttttttttaaaattggccCTAAATATCCAGTATTTGTCACTCAAAtttgcatctttttttcccATGCTAGTCCAACTGTGTACAAAGATAAATGTGCTGACAACAGCAGGCAACAATTTTTAGCATTTAATGTGTCCccattaaaaataaagcagcctcgtgctgttttattttccaCTCAAATCATATTAAAGTCAACGGTATGTTAATTTAAGTACGTTCACTAAATATTTTATCCCATGTCCCTAAAACAAATGAAACGCTAAAACATTAAGGGGGAGTCCTGATTATCACATAAAGACAAGTTACTTTGGTAGGTTTGCTTTCCTTTACTCCACACAGTAAAGTGAGGAGAACACTGTAAGCAGACACAAAAATTAACATACGAATCATTTCATCCTCTCTAAACCCAGGTGATGTGTTCTAGCGTTAAGATAAGAGCACAACTTTATCAAAAGCTGTTCCCCTGTGCTGCACATAAATCATTTAAATGGAATCTTTTGTGCATGGAGACGAACGCTTGAGGAGGATTTCTTTTGACTCGGAGAGCACCAGTGTTTTcccggaggaggaggaggaggaatggGTCACcccactaaagaaaaaaaacaagcccTCCACAGTGCttgtaaacattttatttgtattgaTTTTAATGGAATTCCAGCGTTTCACAAATGCCATTTCAGAGACCTTACCACCCCTCGgagtgaaaaaataataatgtgacGGGGAAACACTGCAATGTGCTGCATGTCAGTGCTCTGAGCAGAATTCATTGAGAAGCTGCTGCAGAACACCATGCTGTGCCTGTAGATGAATAATCTTATCAGGAATTATAACTATTCTGGTAGACTTTGGGGGCCTCACTGCTCAATTTGGAAAATTGCTCCAGTGCAGATACCCAATATTAGATAACCTACTGCCCCAGAGATAATTACTTTCCTGTGCATTATATAATTCTTTTTGGACTCGTATTCATAGATCTACTCATTAGGATGATTTAGTTCTCTCCCCGCAACACATTATTCATTTGAAAGGAAAAGGCTATTCATAGCATGTTCAGGGGTTCTTGAAACCCATCCAAACATCCCGCAATGCTGTGGCTTCTCCAGCCCTCGTCTATCAGAGTCTGCTGTTTGTCTCTCacatttcactttttatttatatgttgaATTCATACTCTATTTATACTATTCCAActtgtgtttttcatcttttcccACTCAGGAATCACTGTACTTTTCCTCCACATCTATAAAGGTTTCTTTTTATCCAGTCAGGTCCCACATGGGAACAATGTGCCTGCAATGATGCAGGGACCTAATtttagggggtttttttgggTACACTATTAGCGCATATCATTTCCACAAGCAAAAGGATTTTTCTTAACTTTGATGTAGCCATGGCTAAATGACCAACAACTGAATTTAAGCAATATAATTGCCAAGAGATTTAAGGTGTAGATTAAAAGAGACCAAGATTATCCAGATTGTGGAAAAACAATAGCGTTTCAACTTTAGAAACCAGAAGCGTATTCATGGAGGAGCCCATCACTCACTGTAAGATGCTGACTGAGAAACTTTGCCTCTCACTGGGGcttaaatgtgaaataaatgtagATAATCCACAGCACAGCTGGTCCCAAgccttcaaaaacaaacaaacaaaaaaaagaacaaaaaaaaaaaaacaaaaaaaaaaaaactataacacTGACTACTTCTTAATTACATCCCAGCCCTTTGGGATCAACtgggtgaagaaaaaaaaaaaagaaaatcaataagAGATACCAGTATTCACCTTCTCAGTGTCATTCATCAAAACTGTCAGTGCTGTGCATTAAATCATAACTGCTGTCTCTCATAATATCAACACGCAAGAGTTGATTTCCTTGtttgtccaaaaaaaaaaaaaaaaaaaaaaaaaaaaaaaagaacaattctGCCTCTGACCTGATCATCAGACCATGAAGTGTAGTGAAAAGtggctaaaaataaaataaccacTATCAACCAAATTAGGCGGAAAGTTGTAATTTTGGCCTATTCCCCCGGTGAGGATGTaaatggatgcatggatggagaCATGAAGGAGCAACAGCAGACAACATGAATGCTGATGTCAGCCGCTGATACCTTGAATCAGAAAAACTGAGGCCGTTCTTCGTGCAAACTGTGCTGTCACCCAGCACATGCACTGCCCTCCCGCTTTAGATTTACAGAATAGAAGGCAAACTAGCCAAGGCTGAACTGAATcgtaatccttttttttttttaaaaacgcaAGAGTGCATCCAGATGGCCCATGGTTCAGCTCAGCCACAGGAGGTCTCCAATACACACCGAAACACGATGTTCCTCTGCAAGACCCAGAACGATTTGCAGCATGTTGTCAGTGTGATCAGACAGAtgccagaaagagagagagaaatactGAAGACACAGCACACTGTGGGTTGCcgttttcttttaattcatttgatcCGTCAAAGGATTTTTACAAAGTCTGCTATGTAaatgctatttatttttttcccccaaaaacAATAATACCATTCATGAATACAGCTGCACGTTGTTGACATATCCGGACTCCAGAGAGATTATTATGTGCAGAGTAGCACCCAGAAAAGTCAATGAACAGGCAATATTTCATATCATAATAGTTCTCTCTGttataaatagaaataaatccATGCAATATTCATCTCTAGCCGTTGTATTTCTTGTTTCAGATTTTGGCACCATCCTTGAGATGAGGTCAGCGAGAGTGTCCTGAGGTCAGCTCAGGTTTTCAGATAGGAAATAAAGACGATAATTATCCTGAAGACAATTTGAGTCTGCGTTTGTGACGGTCCAGTATCAGAGACTGATTCCTAATGCAATGGCTATTCAAGTACCAAAAAGGAagtccccccctccccctctatGATAGAAACCAAGATGCAAAAAGCCTGAACCtccaaataaaagaagaaaagaaagggaCCCTATTATGTAAACGACCCTCAGcgctgcttttaaaaaatactcaCGATAGTATCAATAATTGCATGATTTATAAACGTTCTTTTTCTCTACGTATCATACAGGCTTAGGAGCACTGCACGTCATGTAGCTGTCAGTGCTGTGCAACAGATATTCGTTAATACTACTGATAACAATATTAATAACGATCAGAACAAGTCATCATAAAAATCAGCAAATGCTATTCAACTACCATGTAAAGGAAATGTTTCGACAGTGTGCTTTTTTCttccaaaagagaaaaaacccagaacagaaaaaagaaaaggctccGGGAAGCACAGCGTGAAGATCACACCGCTCCCACAGAAGTTGGCACCGTAACATACTGTACACTCGAAGAGACTGACGGTCCCTCGGAAACAGAGGAGGCTGTCAAAAAGGAGCAGAGAAACATGCAGGCCTCCAGTTTGGTATTAATGTCAAAGGCCTCGCCATTCACTCTAGGACAggcaaaaaggaagaagaaaagaaggaaaagaatcAGGCTCAGGAAACATGCCCAGAAACCAAATGAGACTGCCGAAGGAAACAAGACGTCctgcaaaaaaataatgatattttatatatatatctattcCTGCAGAGGGCTGCAGGATTAACTGATGCTTTTTCAGATTGGAAAGAAAATGAAGAGCAAATCAAACCGAGAAGCAAAGTTAGAATGCATTAGAGTGGGCAGAAGGTGGCAGATTCATAAATAATTCTTGACTTAAGGGTTTGTTTGCACAGCGATAACCCCGAAGAACTCTTCTGGCTGTTGAAACATTAGCTCTGCACCTTTCAAAAAACAGTCCACTCATTTCTTTGCAGCAGAACGCGACGTGCAGCCGCCTCATTCTTACTGAGAGCGCAGCGGAAATTATTCAATGTGAGATACGGTTTCCGTTTCTGTGCTTTAATCTGAATCAGATTGTGCTAAAGCGAGTGGGTTAATTGTCGGTGCTGAAACTGAAACCACCGCTGAGGGAAGGAGTCGAATTTTTAGTGGTGCTTTGAGTAAGTGTTGCTACTGATAGTTACATCTGCGCATTGAGagccatttaaaaaagaaaactagcACAAGTCATGATTGAGTTTATACAAAGACCTATGCATTTTTattcagaaagaaaaaggggaaataaatgttttaaaaaaagtcaaacacTGGGCAAAGTTGTTTCCTGAGGCAAGTTCAAATCtagcacagaaaaagaaaagaaaaaaccaaaacatctcTCATCTCTTTGAGCACTAAGCAAGGCTGTTTCTCTAATAACAAAGCAATAACAAACCTATTTAACAAGACATTATACGCTCACTGGGTTGCCAGTTTGGTAGCTGACTCCCCCAAAACCTTCAGCCACCAGGGGCAGAGCTGACCAACAACAGAGTGTCCCCGCCTTGGCAAAACTCAGCTCAATGCCTATGGCCAGTAGCTTCAGGTGTGGTGAAGACAGAGAAGCCAGGCAACGCCATGCCTGCACCTGTACAGCTCTACCAGCAGCTCATCAGAGGATGGTGCAGAAGAACTTCTTCTCCCGGAAGGGGTTCTCGGAGGCGGGCACGGGCACGATGAGGGGGTCCTCGCGTATGTGCGCCTCGCAGTATGCCATCAGGTCTGCGGCGGCTTTGGATACCTGAAATATTTAGAAGAAAATTTGTGATCAGCTATTTCAGATTTATTCTTTAAACTCTGTGTGATGATGTTTCAAGGCCGTTTTTGGGGGGCGCTGCCAGAATCCTCAAACACGTCGTCCTGCATTTCAGATTTTCAGTTGTTAAAGTTGCTTCCAGTGTTCTCTTACTAAGTTCAGTAGTCATGGCTTCAAAGTTCAAACTCATCCTGGGGCCATAGCTGCATCTCATTTCTGATCTCTGCACTTTAGCTGTCTAAAAAGCAGCATAAAGGACCCCCAGATATAGCGAATAACGTCGTATTACACAATTTAAACCAGATGATTAGTTTTTCCCAGAATCAATGAAATGCTGGCTCTCTTTGTATCTTTGTTAAGAGATAAGACAAAGATGGGTTCTGAGAAGCTTCCCTAGTTGGTGCTTAAAAGCTAAAGAGGTTCAAACGGTCACTGCAGCTCTTGAAATTCATGCAGTCACATGAAATCCAGTGTGAAGGAGCTCAGTGTTCAGAAGTTGCAGGGTAACCCTTCTCTGGGCATGAAGTGAAACACAGTCCTGTTATGAAATATCTTGGAAATCAacttctgagctgaagaagactgaTTTCACCTTGCTGTCAGCGCACAGTGTGAAGACACCATCAGTGCTCAAGTTCAGCTCAAGTACAGGTTTGAGTAGCTCGCAGACATCACCCCACACAAACATGTTGCCTTACATAGGAAAATAAAGTTATGGCAGTATGCAGATAGCACACGTTTCATGTTGCCAACAGTAATGGTGcacacaaactttttttgcgCTGGGTAAAAACACTTTAGTGCAAACAGTAGTGGACGAAGCCCAAACGTCTTTTCTTCCAAGGAGGTTTTCCTGATGCCAAAACAGAATCTCCCCTTATTACGACATGAAGCACTATGTACTTTACAAACCGTATAAAATGACCTAAAATAAGCACaagaaatgtttaattttgaGCTTTGTTAAAATACCAAGCCTTGGAGTGACACATGTACATCGCCACATAGTGACTGACAGTCCATCCTGAGAGCAAGGTGAATAAGCTCACGCTTCTCTGCAGCTCACCGTTTATTCATTCTCAGACCAGAT
It encodes:
- the gng4 gene encoding guanine nucleotide-binding protein G(I)/G(S)/G(O) subunit gamma-4, with product MKDGIANNSTASISQARKAVEQLKMEACMDRIKVSKAAADLMAYCEAHIREDPLIVPVPASENPFREKKFFCTIL